In Flavobacterium sp. N3904, one DNA window encodes the following:
- a CDS encoding SIR2 family NAD-dependent protein deacylase, with product MKKKLVVLTGAGISAESGIKTFRDSDGLWEGHNVMDVATPEGWYKNPALVLDFYNQRRQQLKNVQPNFGHQILAELEKDFDVYIITQNVDDLHERAGSTKITHLHGELLKVRSSKNENYILDWPNDLNFGDVDQQGNQLRPHIVWFGEQVPALEEAIEITEQADYFAVIGTSLQVYPAAGLIDFTRKEIPIYYIDPKPIKIPNLRNPLHVIPNIASDGVRILKEKLLANP from the coding sequence ATGAAAAAGAAATTAGTTGTTCTTACCGGGGCAGGAATTAGTGCCGAGAGCGGAATCAAAACATTCCGTGACAGCGATGGTTTATGGGAAGGCCATAACGTAATGGATGTCGCAACTCCCGAAGGCTGGTATAAAAATCCTGCTTTGGTACTTGATTTTTACAACCAAAGACGCCAGCAATTAAAAAATGTACAACCCAATTTTGGGCATCAGATTTTGGCCGAATTGGAAAAAGATTTTGATGTTTACATCATCACCCAAAATGTGGATGATTTGCATGAACGAGCAGGAAGTACAAAAATTACTCATTTGCATGGCGAATTATTAAAAGTACGAAGTTCCAAAAATGAAAATTATATCCTAGATTGGCCCAACGATTTGAATTTTGGTGACGTTGACCAACAAGGAAATCAGCTTCGTCCTCATATAGTATGGTTTGGAGAACAAGTACCCGCTTTGGAAGAAGCGATAGAAATAACAGAACAAGCTGATTATTTTGCAGTAATTGGTACTTCTTTACAAGTTTATCCTGCTGCTGGATTAATAGATTTTACCCGAAAAGAAATTCCAATCTATTATATTGATCCAAAACCCATAAAAATTCCAAATCTTAGAAACCCTCTTCACGTAATCCCGAATATCGCTTCTGATGGTGTTCGTATTTTAAAAGAAAAACTACTCGCTAATCCATAA
- a CDS encoding SPFH domain-containing protein, with translation MLFFLTYWWIFLIVLSLLFYKFVLRVFFGMVIVPENKIGLVTKKFVLFGADKSLPDGRIIATKGEAGYQAKTLAPGLYWAMWPWQYGIDMASFTIIPEGNIGLLLSKDGAEIPTGRILAQKVSSDNFQDATLFLDNGGQKGRQSAFITTGSYRINTHLFEVVISPQIVISENMVGIVTAMDGEPIPIGQIAGKFVEGHNNFQDFDQFLKKGGNRGLQPQVMLAGSYYINSWAIQIEQTPMTDVPIGYVGVVISYIGEDGQDVTGDTFKHGNIVSKGQRGVWMEPFGPGKYALNKYTTKLEPVPTTNLVLNWADARSESHNLDQNLSTITVRSKDGFPFNLDVSQIIHVPANEAPKVIARFGSMNNLVSQVLEPTIGNYFRNSAQESDVISFLSTRKERQESAKNHIKVVLDEYNVNAVDTLIGDIVPPESLMKTLTDRKIAEEEQKTYQTQKMAQEQRQGMEKETAIADMQKEIVKASQSVEIAQRTADATVKKAEGDATSLKLNVNAEAEATKMRANAEAEATKARAGAQAEATKLTASAEAERISKTGLAEAEKIMAIGKSTAEAYQLQVSAMGGDNFTKYKITEEIGKGKIKVIPDVLISGTNGTDGSMSGLLGLKLMEMMDTDKSKEIPKKEK, from the coding sequence ATGCTATTTTTTCTTACCTATTGGTGGATATTCTTAATCGTTTTATCCTTACTTTTTTACAAATTTGTTTTACGTGTTTTCTTTGGAATGGTAATCGTTCCAGAAAACAAAATCGGATTGGTTACCAAGAAATTTGTTCTTTTTGGCGCTGATAAATCTTTACCAGACGGCAGAATTATCGCTACAAAAGGAGAAGCTGGTTACCAAGCCAAAACCCTTGCTCCAGGATTGTATTGGGCTATGTGGCCTTGGCAATATGGAATTGACATGGCATCCTTTACCATTATACCAGAAGGAAATATAGGATTGTTATTAAGCAAAGATGGTGCCGAAATTCCAACTGGACGCATTCTGGCTCAAAAGGTGAGTTCGGATAATTTTCAGGACGCTACTTTATTCCTTGATAATGGAGGCCAAAAAGGAAGGCAATCTGCTTTTATTACAACAGGATCATACCGTATTAATACGCATTTGTTTGAAGTCGTGATTTCTCCTCAAATTGTAATTTCTGAAAATATGGTAGGGATTGTAACTGCCATGGACGGAGAACCCATTCCGATTGGACAAATTGCCGGTAAATTTGTTGAAGGTCACAATAATTTTCAAGATTTTGATCAATTCCTAAAAAAAGGAGGAAATCGTGGATTACAACCTCAAGTGATGCTTGCAGGATCATATTACATCAACTCTTGGGCGATACAAATCGAACAAACTCCTATGACAGACGTACCTATTGGTTATGTAGGTGTTGTAATTTCTTATATCGGAGAAGACGGACAAGATGTAACCGGAGATACGTTCAAACATGGAAATATAGTTTCAAAAGGACAACGAGGCGTTTGGATGGAACCTTTTGGACCAGGGAAATATGCACTTAATAAATACACTACAAAATTAGAACCCGTCCCTACAACCAACTTGGTTTTGAACTGGGCCGATGCCAGGAGCGAATCACATAATCTAGACCAAAATCTATCTACGATTACGGTTCGTTCCAAAGATGGTTTTCCTTTCAATTTGGATGTGTCTCAAATTATTCACGTTCCTGCCAATGAAGCACCAAAGGTAATTGCCCGCTTTGGAAGCATGAACAACCTAGTTTCTCAAGTTTTGGAACCAACCATCGGAAATTATTTTAGAAACTCTGCTCAAGAAAGTGATGTGATTTCATTTCTTTCCACCAGAAAAGAACGCCAAGAATCGGCCAAAAACCATATCAAAGTCGTATTAGACGAGTACAATGTTAATGCTGTTGATACCTTAATAGGAGACATTGTTCCGCCAGAATCACTGATGAAGACATTAACAGATAGAAAAATTGCCGAAGAAGAGCAAAAAACCTATCAAACTCAAAAAATGGCACAAGAACAACGCCAAGGAATGGAAAAAGAAACTGCCATTGCTGATATGCAAAAAGAAATTGTAAAAGCATCACAAAGTGTTGAAATCGCACAGCGTACTGCTGATGCAACCGTCAAAAAAGCTGAAGGAGATGCTACAAGTTTGAAACTAAATGTAAATGCCGAAGCTGAGGCCACTAAAATGCGTGCCAATGCTGAAGCCGAAGCTACCAAAGCAAGAGCAGGCGCACAAGCCGAAGCAACTAAACTTACTGCAAGTGCCGAAGCCGAAAGAATATCTAAAACAGGTCTTGCCGAAGCAGAGAAGATTATGGCAATTGGTAAGTCAACTGCTGAGGCATACCAACTACAAGTTTCTGCAATGGGTGGTGATAATTTTACAAAATACAAAATAACCGAAGAAATAGGCAAAGGAAAAATCAAAGTGATTCCCGATGTCCTTATTTCTGGCACAAATGGGACAGATGGTTCTATGAGTGGACTACTTGGTTTGAAACTCATGGAAATGATGGACACCGATAAAAGTAAAGAAATACCAAAAAAAGAAAAATAA
- a CDS encoding CotH kinase family protein codes for MKKKYFLNANLVSKIFLVFVLIISVNANSQTFTDSNLPIVLITTDTDPNTGQPLEILDDPRILASMKIIKHPDGSRNYLTDSNSAAYLNYNGRINIEIRGSSSQTLPKKPYGLTTLKSDNISNNNVSLLGMPSENDWILNSLAFDPSLIRDYLSYNLSNNMGDYASRTAYCEVVINSVYAGLYLLQEKIKSNSSRVNVLKIGTSDIAFPNVTGGYITKTDKTTGGDPIAWTMSSYHENASFIHELPKPASVTSDQNTYIHDQFLKLETTASDSDPNLITGYPSVIDVPSFVDFMLINELASNVDAYQYSTYYHKDKGGKLRAGPIWDFNLTYGNDLFQWGFDRSKTNVWQFSNGDNEGAKFWTDLFNNTTYKCYMAKRWNDLIQSGHPFNETQISNFIDQTVNYISEATIRENQRWSTIPNHAQEIIGIKSFISSRISWMNTNLGSFSGCNSVVKPALVISKINYNPSISTSFPISNDLEFIEITNMENTTVDLTGVYFKELGLTYQFPANSQILANSSIYLTSNMTSFNAKYDQTAFGQFTRNLSNSSQKIVLADGFGNTIDTVEYFDAAPWATQADGNGSYLKLIDTALDNNLASSWVAISDATLSTSSFEVSNSLSVYPNPVTNVLNIESKKPIIGIKVFNILGTLINEKKGNSEIKNYDLTNYSSGVYFITLYNDEGFVTKKIIKK; via the coding sequence ATGAAAAAAAAATACTTTTTAAACGCAAATTTGGTTTCAAAAATCTTTCTGGTTTTTGTTTTGATAATTTCAGTGAATGCAAATTCTCAGACTTTTACAGATAGCAACCTTCCTATTGTCCTTATAACAACAGATACTGATCCAAATACTGGACAACCACTTGAGATTCTAGACGATCCCAGAATTCTGGCCAGTATGAAAATAATTAAACATCCAGATGGAAGCAGAAATTATTTGACCGATAGCAATAGCGCTGCATACTTAAATTATAATGGTAGAATTAATATTGAAATACGGGGATCTAGCTCACAGACGCTTCCTAAAAAACCTTATGGACTAACTACCCTAAAATCAGACAATATAAGCAATAATAATGTTAGTTTATTAGGCATGCCAAGTGAGAACGATTGGATTTTGAATTCACTTGCTTTTGACCCATCTTTGATAAGAGATTATTTGTCTTATAATTTATCCAATAACATGGGAGATTATGCATCAAGGACAGCTTACTGTGAAGTTGTAATAAATAGCGTCTATGCAGGTTTGTATCTTTTGCAGGAAAAAATAAAATCAAATTCAAGCAGGGTTAATGTTTTAAAAATAGGAACTTCGGATATAGCCTTTCCTAATGTAACTGGTGGATATATTACAAAAACCGACAAGACTACAGGCGGCGATCCAATTGCATGGACTATGAGTTCTTATCATGAAAATGCCAGTTTTATTCACGAATTGCCAAAACCCGCATCGGTTACTTCGGATCAAAATACATATATTCATGATCAATTTTTAAAATTAGAAACTACTGCAAGTGACAGCGACCCTAACTTAATTACAGGTTACCCATCTGTTATTGATGTACCTTCTTTTGTTGATTTCATGTTAATTAATGAATTGGCTTCAAACGTAGACGCCTATCAATACAGTACTTATTATCATAAGGATAAAGGTGGGAAATTAAGAGCAGGTCCCATTTGGGATTTTAATTTGACTTATGGCAATGATTTGTTTCAATGGGGTTTTGATAGAAGCAAAACAAACGTATGGCAGTTTTCTAATGGAGATAATGAAGGCGCAAAATTCTGGACAGATTTGTTCAATAATACCACTTATAAATGCTATATGGCAAAAAGATGGAATGATTTAATTCAATCCGGACACCCCTTCAATGAGACACAAATTTCGAATTTTATTGATCAAACGGTAAATTATATTAGTGAAGCTACCATCAGGGAAAATCAAAGATGGTCTACAATCCCTAACCATGCCCAAGAAATAATTGGTATTAAGAGTTTTATTTCGAGTAGAATTTCTTGGATGAATACTAATTTAGGATCTTTTTCAGGATGTAACTCAGTAGTAAAACCGGCACTTGTTATTTCTAAAATTAATTATAATCCAAGTATTTCAACAAGTTTTCCGATTAGCAATGATTTGGAATTTATTGAAATTACCAATATGGAAAACACAACGGTGGATTTGACGGGAGTCTATTTCAAAGAATTAGGACTGACGTATCAATTTCCTGCAAACTCTCAAATTCTGGCCAACTCAAGTATCTATCTTACAAGCAATATGACCAGCTTTAATGCAAAATATGATCAAACCGCTTTTGGGCAATTTACCAGAAATTTATCGAATTCTTCCCAAAAAATTGTATTGGCAGATGGTTTTGGAAACACAATTGATACTGTTGAATATTTTGATGCTGCTCCTTGGGCGACACAAGCAGATGGTAATGGAAGTTATCTCAAACTTATAGATACTGCATTAGACAACAATTTGGCTTCAAGCTGGGTGGCAATTTCTGATGCAACTTTATCGACTTCGTCATTTGAAGTCTCGAATTCATTATCCGTTTATCCAAATCCTGTAACAAATGTTTTAAATATTGAATCCAAAAAACCAATTATTGGAATAAAAGTATTCAACATTTTGGGAACTTTGATTAATGAAAAAAAAGGAAATTCAGAAATTAAAAATTATGACTTGACCAATTATTCTAGTGGCGTTTATTTTATAACATTATATAATGATGAAGGCTTTGTGACAAAAAAAATAATAAAGAAATAA
- a CDS encoding ion channel, giving the protein MALFDRLNLKAKSLVNTGFGSSASSYGGRFINKDGSVNSVKKGIGFLDRISWYHTMLDMSSWKFLSILLLFYVTINFVFALLYFGIGIEHLNGIATTDDVWVQFGQAYFFSAQTFTTVGYGHISPTGFYTSALSSAEALIGLLSFAIATGLFFGRFSKPSIFLKFSHNAIIAPFNDGKALMFRLAPYKNTNYIDAEVNVTLGMRIEENGVMTNKFYTLDLEYQRINSLALSWTLVHPITSESPLWELAASDYDSILGEIIVIIKTFDDMFSTTVATRTSYTFEEVVYGAKFKPMYTRSENNKSTILDLGLLNSFDKIVMD; this is encoded by the coding sequence ATGGCATTATTTGATCGATTGAATTTAAAAGCCAAATCGCTTGTCAATACAGGATTTGGTAGCAGTGCATCCAGTTATGGAGGGAGGTTCATCAATAAAGATGGCTCTGTAAATTCGGTTAAAAAAGGAATTGGATTTCTGGATAGAATCAGTTGGTATCATACCATGCTAGATATGTCTTCTTGGAAATTCCTTTCTATTCTGTTGTTGTTTTATGTTACTATTAATTTTGTATTTGCTTTACTCTATTTTGGCATTGGAATTGAGCATCTCAATGGAATTGCAACTACAGACGATGTTTGGGTACAATTTGGACAGGCTTATTTCTTTAGTGCACAGACCTTTACCACAGTAGGATATGGACATATAAGCCCAACCGGTTTTTACACTAGTGCATTATCTTCGGCAGAAGCACTAATTGGTTTGTTGAGTTTTGCTATTGCCACTGGTCTTTTTTTTGGTAGGTTCAGTAAGCCTTCTATTTTTTTGAAATTTTCGCATAATGCAATCATTGCTCCTTTTAATGATGGAAAAGCATTAATGTTTCGGCTTGCTCCTTATAAAAACACCAACTATATTGATGCCGAAGTGAATGTGACTCTTGGAATGCGAATTGAAGAAAATGGAGTTATGACTAATAAATTTTACACTTTGGATTTGGAATATCAAAGAATAAATTCGCTGGCGCTGAGTTGGACTTTGGTTCATCCGATTACCAGTGAAAGTCCTTTGTGGGAATTGGCTGCATCTGATTATGATTCGATTTTAGGTGAAATCATTGTGATTATTAAAACTTTTGATGATATGTTTAGTACCACGGTCGCAACTCGCACTTCCTATACTTTTGAAGAAGTGGTTTATGGAGCTAAATTTAAGCCGATGTATACTCGAAGCGAAAATAACAAAAGCACCATTCTGGATTTGGGGCTGTTAAATTCGTTTGATAAAATTGTTATGGATTAG
- a CDS encoding TrmH family RNA methyltransferase produces the protein MIDLDYLTFLENILTDNRKEKFLKVLKDRTKHFTIAVEDVFQMHNASAVMRSCEVFGIQELHVIEERYGKRIDKEIAMGAQKWVDISTYDNVTNCIDTLKNKGYQIIATTPHENDCLMEDFDISKPSALFFGTERDGLSEEILTRADGFLKIPMVGFTESLNISVSAAIIIQNLTNRLRNSDIDWQLTEEEILVKRLDWAKKSIKDIKRIEERYYSNEK, from the coding sequence ATGATTGATCTCGATTACCTTACTTTTCTTGAAAATATTTTAACAGACAACAGGAAGGAAAAATTTTTGAAAGTTTTGAAAGATAGAACCAAACATTTTACCATTGCGGTTGAAGATGTTTTTCAAATGCATAATGCCAGTGCGGTGATGCGAAGTTGTGAGGTTTTTGGAATTCAGGAATTACATGTTATCGAAGAACGTTACGGTAAACGAATCGATAAAGAAATCGCGATGGGAGCCCAAAAATGGGTTGATATTTCGACTTATGACAATGTTACGAATTGTATTGACACTTTGAAGAATAAAGGATATCAAATTATTGCCACCACGCCACACGAGAACGATTGTTTGATGGAGGATTTTGATATTTCAAAACCCAGTGCCTTATTTTTCGGAACCGAGAGAGACGGACTATCAGAGGAGATTTTAACGAGAGCGGATGGTTTTCTTAAAATTCCGATGGTTGGTTTTACGGAGAGTTTGAATATCTCAGTTTCGGCGGCTATTATTATTCAGAATCTAACGAATCGTTTGCGCAATTCGGATATTGACTGGCAATTGACAGAAGAAGAGATTTTGGTCAAAAGATTGGATTGGGCTAAGAAGTCTATCAAGGATATAAAGAGGATTGAAGAAAGGTATTATAGCAATGAAAAGTAA